Proteins encoded in a region of the Kwoniella shivajii chromosome 3, complete sequence genome:
- a CDS encoding ribosomal protein L19, translating to MSRTTISRVFAQATNAFRQGTSSSASGSRGFASSSSASSSYPFNPSALISSSTVPSPPPPNLLSPRKGWSLITHLNSQAPKSQYIELFSRRHPDRLKAGSVITVIQYTDPTKKSVSPFSGVLMGIKRGGVDTSFRLRNVVNKIGVEMSFKLNSPLIKEIKIVKKAQGRTGGVRDLRRAKVNYLRESQGLMAGIASALKASKK from the exons ATGAGTCGAACAACGATATCAAGAGTGTTTGCGCAAGCTACCAATGCTTTCCGACAGGGGACTAGCTCATCAGCGTCAGGCTCAAGAGgattcgcttcttcatcgtcagcttcatcat CATACCCTTTCAACCCTTCCGCGttaatatcatcatcaacagtaCCATCTCCACCGCCACCTAATCTCCTATCACCAAGAAAAGGATGGTCCCTAATAACCCATCTGAATTCCCAAGCACCCAAATCGCAATATATAGAATTATTCTCAAGACGTCATCCAGATAGATTAAAAGCTGGATCAGTGATAACAGTCATACAGTATACCGATCCAACCAAAAAATcagtttcacctttttcGGGCGTTTTAATGGGTATAAAAAGAGGTGGTGTAGATACCAGTTTCAGATTGAGAAATGTAGTTAATAAGATTGGTGTAGAGATGAGTTTCAAATTAAATAGTCCTCTGAtaaaagaaatcaaaatagTTAAAAAGGCACAAGGTAGAACGGGTGGTGTGAGAGATCTAAGAAGAGCTAAAGTCAATTATCTGAGAGAAAGTCAAGGTTTAATGGCTGGTATAGCGAGCGCATTAAAGGCTTCGAAAAAGTAG